GTTTTAGAAGAAGATGGTAATAAATTTATCAGCTTGTCATCTGAAGGACCGGTTAGTGAGCCGATTATTTCATTGTTGTTATCTGTTGACTGGGCGAATGGGCATTTGTTGAGAGAGTACACTGTTTTATTGGATCCACCATTATTCAATAATACTCAGATTGAACAAAATTATTCTCAACCGGTTCAAACAAATACCTATCAACAAAATCAAAGTTTTGACGAAGGTGAATCCCCAACTTCTACTAGCTCAACTCAAACAACGATTTCTCCAACACCTCAAACATCAAGTTCAAACTCAGAAAGTTCTTACAACTCATCAAGTATGGGAAGTAAAAAAGTCACCGTTGAAGCCGGTGACACTTTATGGAGAATAGCGAATCAACACAATAGCGGATATGGTTCGCCTCAACAAATGATGGTTGCGATTTTTAACAACAATCCAGCTGCATTTAATAACAATGATATGAATCAATTGCGTAAAGGAGCTGTTCTTGATATTCCGGATGCTGATGAAGTCACAATGATTTCAAAATCAGAAGCCTTGTCTCAAGTCAAATCACAAACGGCTAGTTTTTCGCGTTTACAAACAGAAAATGATTATCAAACCGGCGATTCAGGTTCAGACAAAGATTACGGCATTGAGTTAGTTCCTCCGAGACAATCAGAGTCGGGAAATTCCGGAAATACATCAGGCAGCAATGCTCTCCAAAAGCAATATGAAAAATCATTGTCTGATTTGGCTCTGGCAAGAGAAGAGTTGGCAAGCGCCACTCAAGAAAATCTTGAATTGTCAGACAGAGTAAAGGAGCTGGAAAAAATTGTAAAAGATCAGGAGCTGGCATTATCTCTGAAGGACGACGATTTAGCATTATTGCAAAAGCAAGTTGAAGATGCTACTAACACATCTGATGATGTTTGGGGAGATTCTCAAGCAGATAACACGTTGACAGATGCAGAGAATTCTGAAATTGATGCTGAAATTGAACAAAGTGAAGATGATGCAACAACAGATGCAGAGGGTTACACCTTAACAGATGAAACAACAAGTGACGAATTATCTGATGACTCTACTAGCGAGAGCGACACAGAAAACACTGATATAGCTAGTAATGACACTAATGATGACTCGTTACAGATTTCAGATGTTAATGATGAAAGTGTCGATACTCAACCATCGACTAATAATGCTCAAAACGTACAGTCGCAACCAGTTAGACAAGAAAAATCATTTCTTGATAAAATCATGGATTATAAATACGAAGGCTTGATTGGTCTGGGTGCAATTTTATTAGCTATTTTTGGTTTCTTGTTCTTTAAAGGAAGAAACAAAGATGATGAAGACTCAGGTGATTTCCTCGATACTATTGGAAGAAAAGAAGTTGAAGAGGACTTATCAGCTGAAGAAGCTCAAATATTGAATGATGAATTTGATGATTTTGACAACTTTGACTCGGTAGATGAAGAAAAAGCGGATGAATTTTCTGAACTTGAAAATGATTCTGAAGTTTCAGTTATGGATGATGAAAGCGAGGAGGCAACAGATTTAGATTTGTCCGGTTTGGATGATTTGGACTTGGATGCCGATGAGAAAGTGTCTGATGACGTTGATATGTCAGAAGAGGATTTGGATTTCGATAGTTTCGATGTTCATGAGGATAGCGATGAATCGGATGAAATAGAAAACGAAGAAGATGAAACGTCAGAAGAATTTGATTTTGAAAGCGAATCTGAAGACTTGGAATCTGATGAACAAGAAGAACTTAATTTTGACGATTTCAGTTTAGATGATGATTCTGATGACTCTGATGACTTGAACAGTGAATCTGAGACTGATTCCGAAGATGATTTGTCATTGGACTTTGATTTAGATAGTCTGGATTTTGATAATGAAGAAAGTACAGAAACAACAGATGCTGTTGATGATGATACTGAAGAAACATCAGAAGAAGAAATAGTCAGTGAAAACTACGACTTAGAGTTCAACCTTGATTCGGATGAAGAAACTTTAGAAGAGGTTGCAGAGAGCCAAGAAGAGCTGGAAGATTTGACTTTTGATACTGGTGAGAGAACAATCGTTGAAGAAGAATCTGATGATGAATTTGGTGATTTGGATTTAGGTGACTTTGAATTTGATTTAGGTGATACAGATGAATCTTCAAGCGAAAATTTAGAAGACAATCTATCCGATGTTAAACTTGATTTGTTAGACGAAGAAGACGTTGAAAGTTCAGAAAACGAAGAGTTGACTTTAGACACAGAAGATTCAGAAGCATCTGAAGATACAAATAATGAAGATGGCGAGTTTGATTTAGGACTTGATTTCGATGGTATCGGTGGCGATGATGCTATTGATACCAAGCTGGATTTAGCAAAAGCTTATTTCGAAATGGGAGATATCGAAGGAGCGAAACAAATGCTTGTTGAAATTCTTGATGAAGGCAATGAAGAACAAGTTGCTAAGGCTCAAGAACTCAGTAAAAAGCTGGATTCATAGCAATCAATTGAAAAATACTTCAAGGCTACTAAGCAATTCGTTTGGTAGCCTTTGTTTTTAGATAAATAGTAAATTATGCGTTACGCTTGTGGTATTGAATATGATGGACACGGTTTCCTTGGCTTTCAAAGTCAGGTGCAACAACCAACAGTTCAGGATTGCTTAGAAAAAGCCATATCACAAGTAGCCAATCATAATATTCGTATCCATTGTGCCGGTCGAACGGATACGGGTGTCAGTGCAACAGCGCAGGTGATTCATTTTGATACCGATTCAGAAAGATCCGAATATCAATGGATTATGGGAGTCAATGCCAACTTGCCGGATGGTATTTCAATTCTATGGCTTAAAGAAGTCGAAGATGATTTTCATGCACGATTTTCTGCGATTCAAAGAAGTTATCGCTACGTGATTTTAAATCGTTGGATTAGACCCGCATTAAACAGACATTCGGTAACATGGGAAAAATTGCCACTGGATGCTGAGAAAATGAATCAGGCAGCACAATGTTTACAAGGCACTCATGATTTTAATGCCTTTCGTTCCTCTGTCTGTCAATCTAAAGTTTCAGTAAAAACAATTAATGAAATCAAGGTTTATCGTGATGGCAATCAAGTAATTATGGATGTCGCCGCCAATGGTTTTCTTCATCACATGATAAGAAATATTATCGGGACATTATTACCTATTGGCAGAGGCGAGCTGCCTGTCGAACATATTAAGCAAGTTCTTGAAAGCAAAGATCGAACCCAAGCAGGGATTACGGCTCCTCCGAATGGGCTTTCATTCAATGTTGTGAAATACCCTGAAAAGTATCAATTGCCAGAAAGTTCGATTGAGAACCATCTTCCTAAACATTATGATCGATAGAAAATTTGTAAAATTCTGTGGAATCACAAATTTAAAGGATGCTTTGAATGCCGAACAGTCCGGTTGTGACGCCATTGGTTTTGT
This genomic interval from Gammaproteobacteria bacterium contains the following:
- a CDS encoding FimV/HubP family polar landmark protein; this translates as MNKTFRKLILPASILASLQVNALGLGNLQVNSALDEVLDGKIPLVADSTEDLSGIKVGLATSEDYERVDLDKSYVPANIKIEVLEEDGNKFISLSSEGPVSEPIISLLLSVDWANGHLLREYTVLLDPPLFNNTQIEQNYSQPVQTNTYQQNQSFDEGESPTSTSSTQTTISPTPQTSSSNSESSYNSSSMGSKKVTVEAGDTLWRIANQHNSGYGSPQQMMVAIFNNNPAAFNNNDMNQLRKGAVLDIPDADEVTMISKSEALSQVKSQTASFSRLQTENDYQTGDSGSDKDYGIELVPPRQSESGNSGNTSGSNALQKQYEKSLSDLALAREELASATQENLELSDRVKELEKIVKDQELALSLKDDDLALLQKQVEDATNTSDDVWGDSQADNTLTDAENSEIDAEIEQSEDDATTDAEGYTLTDETTSDELSDDSTSESDTENTDIASNDTNDDSLQISDVNDESVDTQPSTNNAQNVQSQPVRQEKSFLDKIMDYKYEGLIGLGAILLAIFGFLFFKGRNKDDEDSGDFLDTIGRKEVEEDLSAEEAQILNDEFDDFDNFDSVDEEKADEFSELENDSEVSVMDDESEEATDLDLSGLDDLDLDADEKVSDDVDMSEEDLDFDSFDVHEDSDESDEIENEEDETSEEFDFESESEDLESDEQEELNFDDFSLDDDSDDSDDLNSESETDSEDDLSLDFDLDSLDFDNEESTETTDAVDDDTEETSEEEIVSENYDLEFNLDSDEETLEEVAESQEELEDLTFDTGERTIVEEESDDEFGDLDLGDFEFDLGDTDESSSENLEDNLSDVKLDLLDEEDVESSENEELTLDTEDSEASEDTNNEDGEFDLGLDFDGIGGDDAIDTKLDLAKAYFEMGDIEGAKQMLVEILDEGNEEQVAKAQELSKKLDS
- the truA gene encoding tRNA pseudouridine(38-40) synthase TruA — protein: MRYACGIEYDGHGFLGFQSQVQQPTVQDCLEKAISQVANHNIRIHCAGRTDTGVSATAQVIHFDTDSERSEYQWIMGVNANLPDGISILWLKEVEDDFHARFSAIQRSYRYVILNRWIRPALNRHSVTWEKLPLDAEKMNQAAQCLQGTHDFNAFRSSVCQSKVSVKTINEIKVYRDGNQVIMDVAANGFLHHMIRNIIGTLLPIGRGELPVEHIKQVLESKDRTQAGITAPPNGLSFNVVKYPEKYQLPESSIENHLPKHYDR